The following proteins come from a genomic window of Candidatus Aminicenantes bacterium:
- the pgsA gene encoding CDP-diacylglycerol--glycerol-3-phosphate 3-phosphatidyltransferase codes for MTTANLITITRIVLVPIFLVILLTEMQNKEIIAFALFILASVSDALDGYFARRFNQITPLGKFLDPLADKLLVAAALLALVYHQYVETWVAAIIILREILITALRFYSLVQESVFSASWLAKKKTLMQIIGISVLIIHPKMPKPNFFFWAGTIILYFAVVLTVYSAFEYVLKYARPNQE; via the coding sequence ATGACCACTGCCAATTTGATCACCATTACCCGCATCGTCCTCGTTCCCATCTTCCTGGTGATTCTCTTGACGGAGATGCAGAACAAGGAGATCATTGCTTTTGCCCTGTTTATCCTGGCATCCGTATCGGATGCCCTGGACGGATATTTCGCCCGCCGTTTCAACCAGATCACACCCCTGGGCAAGTTCCTGGACCCCCTGGCGGACAAACTTTTGGTCGCGGCAGCGCTGCTGGCACTGGTCTACCATCAGTACGTGGAGACCTGGGTCGCGGCCATCATCATTCTGCGGGAGATTTTGATTACCGCGTTGCGGTTTTACTCGCTGGTGCAGGAATCGGTGTTTTCGGCTTCATGGCTCGCCAAGAAAAAGACCCTGATGCAGATTATCGGCATCTCGGTACTGATCATTCACCCCAAGATGCCGAAGCCCAACTTCTTTTTCTGGGCCGGCACCATTATCCTGTATTTTGCCGTGGTGTTGACCGTGTACAGCGCGTTTGAATACGTGTTGAAGTATGCCAGACCAAATCAGGAATAA